A single genomic interval of Dromiciops gliroides isolate mDroGli1 chromosome 1, mDroGli1.pri, whole genome shotgun sequence harbors:
- the LOC122747982 gene encoding meprin A subunit beta-like — protein sequence MDSWCLPWVLLCEALRVISGLPALENFDVDGGKNNDIFDINHALGLNLFEGDINLGGTARSSLIGDKNKWPHVIPYVLSDNLEINAKGIIMRALERYRLKTCIDFKRWKGEDNYIFFHRGEGCSSLVGNRHIGKQDISIGTGCDRIGAVQHEILHALGFVHEHSRTDRDDYIIIMENNLFPGTENNFYSLSEKIIETLNVPYDYISVMHYPKTAFQIKKEPTIITRNPDFMDIIGQRMDFSDYDIEKLSRRYNCSSSLTFLDSCDFELEDICGMIQSSEDNGDWQRVSQVPGGPDTDQSYQDKCKGSCFFMHFNSSSLKEGEKAILESRIFYPKRTFQCLQFYYYNSGNNDDQLKIYIREYVSSHHEISLTLLDEVKDVPVGSWQPYYVKLAATNKFRVVFEGTRGNGTSVGGLSIDDINLSETWCPHHIWRISNFTQILSSRGVIDSPPYYSHKGYAFQVQLDASDETKIGMYFFLISGANDEQLRWPCVWQQATMTLLDQNPDIRRRMSNERSLTTDPFKTIDNDNEIAFWDKPSKVGMNATFPNGTSYIRGRGYGSSAYITQKWLKSRDFIKGDNVYILLTVEDISHLLFTQPGSIPTKVPVQPTKLHVNLCANFTCENDGICVIRQDKAECRCQSGEGWWYNGEKCEKMGSNMHIIVMTALLATIVFTFMLIVTFLNVCFIKKKYRKRHNANASDITIEKVYDQSLWWLQTTAVLFAQELKPGTLFSRKVPTAHSIPTPHHCTHQLF from the exons ATGTAGATGGTGGCAAGAACAATGACATATTTGACATCAATCACG CTTTGGGACTGAACCTGTTTGAGGGAGACATCAACCTTGGTGGG acAGCCAGAAGTTCCCTTATTGGTGATAAAAATAAATGGCCTCACGTCATCCCTTATGTCCTCTCAGATAATCTGG AAATCAATGCTAAAGGAATTATCATGAGAGCGCTTGAGCGGTATCGTTTAAAAACCTGCATTGACTTTAAACGGTGGAAAGGGGAAGACAACTATATTTTTTTTCACAGAGGAGAAGG GTGTTCATCACTAGTGGGAAATAGACACATTGGAAAACAAGACATTTCCATAGGAACTGGATGTGACAGGATAGGGGCAGTTCAACATGAGATCCTCCATGCCCTGGGTTTTGTGCATGAGCATTCCCGTACAGATCGAGATGACTATATTATAATAATGGAAAACAATCTTTTTCCAG gaacagaaaacaatttctaCTCTCTAAGTGAAAAGATAATAGAAACCTTGAATGTTCCCTATGACTATATATCTGTGATGCATTACCCTAAAACTGCattccaaataaaaaaagaaccaacAATTATAACAAGAAACCCTGACTTCATGGATATAATTGGACAACGAATGGATTTCAGTGATTACGACATTGAAAAATTGAGTCGACGCTACAACTGCT CTTCTTCCCTAACCTTTCTGGATTCATGCgattttgaactggaagataTCTGCGGCATGATTCAAAGCTCAGAAGACAATGGTGACTGGCAGAGGGTTTCACAGGTGCCAGGTGGGCCTGACACTGACCAATCATACCAGGACAAGTGTAAAG GTTCTTGTTTCTTTATGCACTTCAACAGCAGCTCtctgaaggagggggaaaaggcaATCCTGGAAAGTCGAATATTTTACCCTAAGAGAACGTTTCAGTGTTTGCAATTTTATTACTACAACAGTGGTAACAATGATGACCAGCTCAAGATCTACATCCGGGAGTATGTCTCGTCCCATCATGAAATCTCTCTTACTCTACTGGACGAAGTGAAAG ATGTACCCGTTGGGAGTTGGCAGCCCTATTATGTAAAATTGGCAGCTACCAACAAATTCAGAGTAGTGTTTGAAGGAACTCGAGGGAATGGCACATCAGTTGGTGGTCTCTCCATTGATGACATCAACCTTTCAGAAACTTGGTGTCCTCATCACATCTGGAGGATAAGCAATTTCACGCAAATCCTTAGCTCGAGGGGTGTTATTGATAGCCCTCCATATTATTCCCATAAAGGCTATGCTTTTCAGGTTCAGTTAGATGCAAGTGATGAGACAAAGATAGGGATGTATTTCTTCCTGATCTCTGGGGCCAATGATGAACAATTACGGTGGCCATGTGTATGGCAACAAGCTACAATGACACTATTGGATCAAAATCCTGATATTCGCCGGCGCATGTCCAATGAGAGGAGTTTGACTACAGATCCATTCAAGACaattg ATAATGATAATGAAATCGCTTTTTGGGACAAACCCTCCAAGGTAGGAATGAATGCAACTTTCCCTAATGGAACATCATATATCAGAGGTCGGGGATATGGAAGCAGTGCCTACATAACACAAAAATGGCTAAAAAGCAGAGATTTTATAAAAGGAGATAATGTTTACATCCTTTTGACAGTGGAAG aTATATCACATCTCCTTTTCACTCAGCCAGGATCCATCCCTACAAAGGTGCCAGTCCAGCCAACTAAACTTCATGTAAATCTCTGTGCAAACTTTACCTGTGAGAATGATGGCATCTGCGTTATCCGTCAGGACAAAGCAGAATGCAG gtgtCAATCAGGTGAAGGCTGGTGGTACAATGGAGAAAAATGTGAGAAGATGGGTTCCAACATGCACATCATAGTTATGACAGCTTTATTGGCTACAATAGTATTTACTTTTATGCTAATAGTGACTTTTTTGAATGTCTGTTTTATTaagaagaaatatagaaaaaggCACAATGCCAATGCATCAGATATCACCATAGAAAAA